In a single window of the Coffea eugenioides isolate CCC68of chromosome 3, Ceug_1.0, whole genome shotgun sequence genome:
- the LOC113766911 gene encoding probable LRR receptor-like serine/threonine-protein kinase At3g47570, whose protein sequence is MSTRVDKHLQISYHELHRVTSGFSPENLIGSGNFGTVYKGRLEKHGNKLVAVKVLDLQKNGASKSIKAECKTLRNIRHRNVISIMSYCSSIDSKGDEFKALVYEFMENGNLDLWLHPSETTDQATSSRSLNLLQMLNIAIDVASALQYLHNHCEAEIVHCDVKPSNILLDNDLVAHVGDFGLARLLPKPINISSEQGTSSTIAIKGTIGFTAPEYGMGVAASTLGDVYSYGILLLEMVTRKRPTDYMFMDEVDLHNYVNRALPGQVYEIVDPLLLSKARDENERMTPGGDKLRVEERSSVLFPC, encoded by the exons ATGTCCACAAGAGTCGATAAGCATTTACAAATTTCTTACCATGAACTTCATCGTGTAACTTCAGGATTTTCTCCAGAAAACTTAATTGGCTCAGGTAACTTTGGAACTGTCTATAAAGGAAGGCTAGAAAAACATGGCAATAAGCTTGTAGCGGTCAAAGTTCTTGATCTTCAAAAGAATGGGGCTTCCAAAAGTATTAAAGCCGAGTGCAAAACATTGAGAAATATTCGCCATAGAAACGTCATCTCTATCATGAGTTATTGCTCCAGTATTGATTCCAAGGGTGATGAATTCAAAGCTCTAGTCTATGAGTTTATGGAAAATGGGAATCTGGACTTGTGGTTGCATCCTTCAGAGACAACTGATCAGGCAACAAGCTCAAGAAGCCTTAATCTTCTTCAGATGCTAAATATTGCAATTGATGTGGCTTCAGCATTGCAGTATCTTCACAACCACTGCGAAGCAGAGATTGTTCATTGTGATGTAAAACCTAGTAACATTCTTCTTGACAATGATCTTGTTGCACATGTGGGTGATTTTGGATTGGCAAGGCTTCTCCCAAAACCCATCAACATATCTTCCGAGCAGGGAACCAGCAGTACTATTGCTATTAAAGGAACAATCGGTTTCACAGCCCCAG aGTACGGAATGGGTGTTGCGGCATCAACTCTGGGGGATGTCTACAGCTATGGAATTCTTTTGCTAGAGATGGTCACAAGGAAGAGGCCAACAGATTATATGTTCATGGATGAGGTTGATCTGCACAATTATGTTAATAGAGCCTTGCCTGGACAAGTTTATGAGATCGTGGACCCCTTGCTTCTTTCTAAAGCAAGAGATGAAAACGAAAGAATGACTCCTGGAGGGGATAAACTGAGGGTGGAAGAGAGATCGAGTGTGCTATTTCCCTGTTGA
- the LOC113766910 gene encoding receptor kinase-like protein Xa21, with protein sequence MNLVVIYLRSWPISQINWLKCTWEQTNCREPFQKDLEILSTYIFLALKKTLFLGKLKILRRLRLDHNEFSGQIVSTLSNSTTLYHLDLSTNHFEGGNVFDNVLVNYQNLQYLDISQNNCTGIISPHFLQTQSSLMYMILGENSFSGSLPPEIGKLIHLVDFNVSHNHLVGDIPLSLADCSNLENLSMQANFFQGTIPPNLASLKSIQQLDLSSNNLTGPIPRELEKLQFLSYLNLSYNDIEGEIPNTGVFRNASQISLTGNNKLCGGIPELEFPPCPVIKGKNRGKLKVIILLSIVLPATLLVLGALLLYFLVYHKGERRMVAGFSSMPPRIDELLRLSYHELVHATSGFSPENLIGSGNFGAVYKGRLEKHGNKLVAVKVLDLQKNGASKSFKAECKALRNIRHRNLVSIVSYCSSIDSKGDECKALIYEFMENGNLDLWLHPSETTDQATSSRSLNLLQKLNIAIDVASALQYLHDHCEAEIVHCDLKPSNILLDNDLVAHVGDFGLARLLPKPVNTSSEQRTSSTIAIKGSIGYAAPEYGMGHAASTQGDVYSYGILLLEMITGRRPTDDIFVGDLDLHNYVNGALHERVPEIVDPLLLSEGRDENSRITHGEKTINGGREIDCIISLLKIGLKCSARLPNDRMHMNEVVRKLHLIKDVFLGVRVHQENVEA encoded by the exons ATGAATTTGGTGGTAATATACCTAAGGTCATGGCCAATCTCTCAAATCAACTGGTTGAAATGTACTTGGGAGCAAACCAACTGTCGGGAACCATTCCAGAAGGATTTGGAAATTTTGTCAACCTATATATTCTTAGCCTTGAAGAAAACTCTCTTTCTTggtaaattaaaaattttacgTCGTCTGCGGCTGGATCATAATGAATTTTCAGGACAGATAGTCTCTACTTTAAGTAACAGCACCACCCTGTACCATCTGGATCTATCAACCAACCATTTTGAAGGGGGCAATGTATTTGACAATGTTCTTGTGAACTATCAAAATTTGCAATATCTGGATATATCTCAAAACAACTGCACTGGAATTATATCACCACATTTTTTGCAGACACAATCATCGCTGATGTATATGATATTAGGTGAAAATTCGTTTAGCGGTTCTCTGCCGCCTGAAATTGGAAAGCTTATACATTTGGTGGATTTCAATGTTTCCCACAACCACCTTGTTGGAGATATACCGTTATCACTTGCTGATTGTTCAAATCTGGAGAATCTTTCTATGCAAGCCAATTTTTTCCAAG GAACAATTCCACCAAATTTGGCTTCTTTGAAGAGCATCCAGCAATTAGacctttcaagtaataacttgACTGGTCCAATACCCAGAGAACTTGAGAAGCTTCAGTTTTTGAGCTACTTAAATCTTTCCTACAATGACATTGAGGGTGAGATACCAAACACAGGGGTTTTCAGGAATGCAAGTCAAATATCATTGACTGGCAACAACAAACTCTGTGGAGGCATTCCAGAATTGGAGTTCCCACCTTGCCCAGTGATTAAGGGGAAAAACAGAGGAAAGCTGAAGGTTATCATATTGCTGTCCATTGTTTTACCAGCAACGCTTCTGGTTCTCGGTGCATTGTTGTTATATTTCTTGGTATATCATAAAGGAGAAAGAAGAATGGTGGCAGGATTCTCTAGCATGCCCCCAAGAATCGATGAGCTCTTACGGCTTTCTTACCATGAACTTGTTCATGCAACTTCTGGATTTTCTCCAGAAAACTTAATTGGTTCAGGAAATTTTGGAGCTGTCTACAAAGGAAGGCTAGAAAAACATGGCAACAAGCTTGTAGCAGTCAAAGTTCTTGATCTTCAAAAGAATGGGGCTTCCAAAAGTTTTAAGGCCGAGTGCAAAGCATTGAGAAATATTCGCCATAGAAACCTCGTTTCTATCGTGAGTTATTGCTCCAGTATTGATTCCAAGGGTGATGAATGCAAAGCTCTAATCTATGAGTTCATGGAAAATGGAAATCTGGACCTGTGGCTGCATCCTTCAGAGACAACTGATCAGGCAACAAGCTCAAGAAGTCTTAATCTTCTTCAGAAGCTAAATATTGCAATTGATGTGGCTTCAGCATTGCAATATCTTCACGACCACTGCGAAGCTGAGATTGTTCACTGTGATCTAAAACCAAGTAACATTCTTCTTGACAATGATCTTGTTGCTCATGTGGGTGATTTTGGATTGGCAAGGCTTCTCCCAAAACCCGTCAACACTTCTTCCGAGCAAAGAACCAGCAGTACTATTGCCATAAAAGGATCAATCGGTTATGCAGCTCCAG AGTATGGAATGGGTCATGCAGCATCAACTCAAGGGGATGTCTACAGCTACGGCATTCTTTTGCTAGAAATGATTACAGGAAGGAGGCCAACAGATGATATATTTGTGGGTGACCTTGATCTGCATAACTACGTTAATGGGGCTTTGCATGAACGAGTTCCTGAGATCGTGGACCCGTTGCTTCTTTCTGAAGGAAGAGATGAAAACAGTCGAATTACTCATGGAGAGAAAACTATTAATGGTGGAAGAGAGATTGATTGCATTATTTCCCTGCTGAAAATTGGACTCAAGTGCTCTGCAAGATTACCAAATGATAGGATGCATATGAATGAAGTTGTCAGAAAATTACATCTCATTAAAGATGTTTTCCTTGGTGTCAGGGTACATCAAGAAAA
- the LOC113766287 gene encoding putative receptor-like protein kinase At3g47110, with product MWAFWTSTLANIFLLLQFVMSFPAIHVSLSAAKQFQNETDRLALLEFKHQIYDDPFGVLNSWNHSQYHCQWEGVTCSTRHQRVVALTLMDRQLSGTISPHVGNLSFMRFIQLGENQFHGEIPQEFDRLFRLRVLNLSSNALGGKIPANLSYCSQMITIILNRNKLEGKIPIVQLSNLKKLENFHLDTNNLTGEIPSSIGNLSSLTTLALDFINLEGNLPSEMGLLKNFAILAAGGNKLSGIIPASIFNCSAIIAISVPTNSFHGNLPTNIGLTLPNLEGLYLGANKFYGNFPTSITNASGLEVLDLSRNKFEGQIPANLGDLTNLIVFDLYDNLFGII from the exons ATGTGGGCATTTTGGACATCAACATTAGCAAACATTTTTCTACTGCTCCAATTTGTCATGAGCTTTCCAGCAATCCACGTTTCACTTTCAGCTGCAAAACAATTTCAAAATGAGACTGATCGCCTTGCTTTGCTTGAATTCAAGCATCAGATATATGACGACCCGTTTGGAGTGCTGAATTCCTGGAACCACTCACAATACCATTGCCAGTGGGAAGGAGTCACATGTAGTACTCGACATCAAAGGGTCGTAGCCTTGACTCTGATGGATAGGCAGTTATCTGGAACTATATCTCCTCACGTCGGAAATCTAAGCTTCATGCGGTTCATCCAGCTTGGGGAGAATCAATTCCATGGTGAGATTCCCCAAGAATTCGATCGACTCTTTAGGCTAAGAGTTTTGAACCTGTCAAGCAACGCACTCGGTGGAAAAATCCCAGCAAACCTGAGCTACTGCTCACAGATGATAACTATTATCCTAAACAGGAACAAGCTCGAAGGCAAAATTCCAATTGTTCAGCTGagcaatttgaagaagcttgaaaattttcatcttgATACGAACAATTTGACAGGTGAGATTCCCTCCTCCATCGGGAACTTATCATCACTGACCACACTTGCTCTAGACTTCATCAATCTGGAGGGAAATTTGCCCAGCGAGATGGGGCTCTTAAAAAACTTTGCTATATTAGCAGCTGGAGGAAATAAACTATCTGGTATAATCCCTGCCTCTATCTTTAATTGTTCAGCCATTATTGCCATTTCAGTACCCACCAATTCCTTTCATGGCAATCTCCCAACCAACATAGGTCTCACCCTTCCAAATTTGGAAGGATTATATCTCGGGGCAAACAAATTTTATGGAAACTTTCCAACTTCAATCACCAATGCTTCTGGGCTTGAGGTACTTGATCTTTCCAGAAATAAGTTTGAAGGCCAAATTCCAGCTAATTTAGGAGATCTCACAAATCTTATAGTATTTGATCTTTATGATAATCTCTTCGGCA TAATCTAA